The Pseudoliparis swirei isolate HS2019 ecotype Mariana Trench chromosome 1, NWPU_hadal_v1, whole genome shotgun sequence genome has a window encoding:
- the tmem200b gene encoding transmembrane protein 200A: protein MTTQKAGGIALPSPPCQRKSRFTLRGRKKDGGIQGKLRIRSFPGAFLVLGVVVVVVGTALAVAGYWSYRIPRASVLGAADGEGFTESQTSGWSLRAKGLLSTAGLMDSERMKLLGPVIMGVGLFILICANTVLYENRDRETQMLLSQMRSVICSVSAAVPSADLKEIAAANSMAKHYQWVSSLPAAQLNILCMQQLASSEPLLRTGRSRDQEHSVESIDQQAALQTEALHHHESEPPTSSHSFFSNSCHLSQTDFNTPSGAEHGVSARFLPTLVKLNNCLVAASSMSTLDEVDMPNIQPRRCHSMSYRTNLYSAGTAVQGGSHAPGEEGGMNALLATRETGSQVCVNIPWQVVDPAEKQTRRSWPGLDLGSSRRYLKLENKEDSVDRLLDQIEQQCCQWDQHFGSGPFQ from the coding sequence ATGACGACACAAAAGGCTGGAGGTATTGCACTACCATCACCTCCCTGCCAACGGAAGTCTCGCTTCACCCTACGAGGCAGAAAGAAGGACGGCGGAATCCAAGGGAAACTTCGGATCCGCTCCTTTCCTGGAGCTTTCCTGGTGCTGGGggtcgtggtggtggttgttGGCACCGCTCTGGCTGTGGCAGGATACTGGTCCTACCGGATACCGAGAGCGTCCGTCCTAGGGGCTGCAGATGGGGAAGGTTTCACCGAGTCGCAGACTTCAGGGTGGAGTCTGCGAGCTAAGGGTCTCCTATCTACAGCCGGTCTCATGGACAGTGAGCGGATGAAGCTGCTGGGCCCTGTTATCATGGGGGTGGGACTCTTCATCCTCATATGTGCCAACACAGTCCTGTACGAGAACAGGGACCGAGAGACTCAGATGCTGCTCTCTCAGATGCGCAGTGTAATCTGCTCTGTGTCTGCGGCGGTTCCCTCGGCAGACCTTAAAGAAATAGCAGCAGCCAACTCCATGGCCAAACACTACCAGTGGGTGAGCAGTCTACCAGCTGCCCAGCTCAACATTCTCTGCATGCAGCAGCTAGCCAGCTCGGAGCCGCTGCTCCGGACCGGCCGCTCCAGAGACCAGGAGCACAGCGTGGAGAGCATCGACCAGCAAGCtgctctccagacagaagcccTCCACCACCACGAGTCAGAGCCTCCAACGTCCTCCCACTCTTTCTTCTCCAACTCATGTCATTTGAGTCAGACAGACTTTAACACACCGTCTGGGGCCGAGCACGGGGTCAGTGCCCGCTTCCTCCCCACCCTGGTCAAGCTCAACAACTGCCTGGTGGCTGCCAGCTCCATGTCCACACTGGACGAGGTAGATATGCCAAATATCCAGCCGAGGCGCTGCCACAGTATGAGCTACAGGACTAACCTTTATTCAGCTGGAACTGCTGTGCAGGGTGGAAGCCACGCaccgggggaggagggaggaatgaaTGCACTGCTGGCCACGAGAGAGACCGGTTCACAGGTTTGCGTGAACATCCCTTGGCAGGTTGTGGATCCTGCAGAAAAGCAAACCCGCCGTAGCTGGCCTGGGCTAGACCTGGGCAGCAGCAGACGCTATCTGAAACTCGAGAACAAAGAGGACTCAGTGGACCGACTGCTGGACCAGATCGAGCAGCAGTGTTGTCAGTGGGATCAGCATTTTGGCTCTGGGCCTTTCCAGTGA